From the genome of Mycobacterium dioxanotrophicus, one region includes:
- a CDS encoding HAD-IA family hydrolase, translating into MRPELVLFDLDGTLTDSADGVVSSFRHALAQVGAPVPEGDLASLVVGAPMHYTLGGMGLGADADAAIAAYRADYTSRGWAMNRLFDGIEPLLADLKKAGIRLAVATSKAEPTARHILEHFGLDGYFEVIAGASPDGTRAAKADVVAHALAQLQPLPQRVLMVGDRAHDVEGAAEHGIDTVVVAWGYGRHDFTGPAALTAHAHVETVESLREVLGV; encoded by the coding sequence ATGCGCCCAGAGCTGGTGCTCTTCGACCTCGACGGCACCCTGACCGATTCTGCCGACGGAGTCGTGTCCAGCTTCCGCCACGCGCTGGCACAGGTCGGCGCCCCCGTCCCCGAGGGAGACCTCGCCAGCCTCGTGGTCGGGGCGCCCATGCACTACACGCTGGGTGGTATGGGTCTCGGTGCCGACGCCGACGCCGCGATCGCCGCCTACCGCGCCGACTACACGAGCCGCGGGTGGGCGATGAACCGGCTGTTCGACGGCATCGAGCCGCTGCTCGCCGATCTGAAAAAGGCCGGGATCCGGCTGGCGGTGGCCACCTCGAAGGCCGAGCCGACCGCTCGACACATCCTCGAGCACTTCGGTCTCGACGGGTACTTCGAGGTGATCGCCGGGGCCAGCCCGGACGGCACCCGGGCGGCAAAGGCCGACGTGGTGGCCCATGCGCTGGCACAACTGCAGCCGCTGCCGCAACGCGTGCTCATGGTCGGCGACCGCGCCCACGATGTCGAGGGCGCGGCGGAACACGGCATCGACACCGTGGTGGTCGCCTGGGGGTACGGGCGCCACGACTTCACCGGGCCAGCCGCGTTGACCGCGCACGCCCATGTCGAGACCGTCGAATCGCTGCGCGAGGTGCTCGGTGTCTGA